A single genomic interval of Bacillus smithii harbors:
- the ppaX gene encoding pyrophosphatase PpaX, translating into MKKNITTLLFDLDGTLINTNELIVSSFLHTLNYYYPNQYEREDVYPFLGPPLAETFEKINPEKAQEMILRYRKFNVENHDLLVTEFEGVYETIRTLKEHGFKLAIVSTKMRDLIIRGLKLARLESFFDTIVSLDDVNHAKPHPEPLLKALETLRSKPEEAIMIGDNYHDIEGGKNAGTLTAGVSWSIKGKEHLLSYHPDYMLDSIYDILAIVGVDPS; encoded by the coding sequence ATGAAGAAAAACATTACTACTCTATTATTTGATTTGGACGGAACACTCATTAACACGAATGAGCTCATTGTTTCCTCCTTTCTTCATACGCTCAATTATTATTATCCAAACCAATATGAACGTGAAGATGTATATCCTTTTCTTGGCCCGCCCCTTGCCGAAACGTTTGAAAAAATTAATCCTGAAAAGGCGCAGGAAATGATTCTTCGCTATCGGAAGTTTAACGTTGAAAACCATGATTTGCTGGTTACCGAATTTGAAGGTGTTTATGAGACCATTCGAACGTTAAAAGAACATGGGTTCAAATTAGCGATTGTTTCCACCAAAATGAGAGACCTCATTATAAGAGGATTAAAGCTGGCAAGGCTTGAGTCTTTTTTTGATACGATCGTTTCTTTGGATGACGTGAATCACGCCAAACCTCATCCGGAACCTCTGTTAAAAGCGCTGGAAACGCTCCGTTCCAAACCGGAGGAAGCCATTATGATCGGCGACAATTACCATGATATCGAGGGCGGAAAAAATGCCGGTACGCTTACTGCAGGGGTGTCCTGGTCCATTAAAGGAAAAGAACATCTGTTGTCTTATCATCCGGATTATATGCTGGATTCCATATACGATATTCTTGCCATTGTCGGAGTGGACCCATCATGA
- the hprK gene encoding HPr(Ser) kinase/phosphatase: MAKVRAKDILDEFHLELISGEEGIHRPITTSDISRPGLEMAGYFNYYPAERVQLLGMTELSFFQRLDDDARRIRMEKLCADVTPAIIISRNLDVPPELIEASERYAVPVMRSKMKTTRLSSRLTNFLESRLAPTTAVHGVLVDVYGVGVLITGQSGVGKSETALELVKRGHRLVADDCVEIRQEDMDTLVGSSPELIEHLLEIRGLGIINVMTLFGAGAVRSFKRISLNIHLETWDAAKDYDRLGLEEDKLKIIDTEITKITLPVRPGRNLAVIIEVAAMNFRLKRMGVNAAKDFTEKLASVISEHENLPEDGNFGGY, from the coding sequence ATGGCAAAAGTTCGGGCTAAAGACATTTTGGATGAATTTCATCTTGAATTAATCAGCGGTGAAGAAGGAATCCACCGGCCGATTACTACAAGCGATATTTCACGGCCGGGATTAGAGATGGCCGGGTACTTCAACTATTATCCAGCTGAACGCGTTCAATTGCTGGGCATGACAGAATTGTCTTTTTTCCAAAGATTAGACGATGATGCAAGACGAATTCGAATGGAAAAACTGTGCGCGGATGTCACACCGGCGATTATCATCTCCCGCAATCTTGATGTTCCTCCGGAATTGATTGAAGCTTCTGAACGATATGCTGTTCCGGTGATGCGCTCGAAAATGAAAACGACGCGCCTGTCCAGCAGATTAACCAACTTTTTGGAAAGCAGGCTGGCGCCTACAACGGCTGTACATGGAGTGCTGGTGGACGTTTATGGTGTGGGAGTGTTGATTACAGGACAAAGCGGTGTAGGGAAAAGTGAAACGGCATTAGAATTGGTGAAGCGGGGACATCGTCTCGTGGCGGATGACTGCGTGGAAATTCGCCAGGAAGATATGGATACTCTTGTCGGAAGTTCCCCGGAATTAATTGAACATTTGCTGGAAATCCGCGGTTTAGGGATTATCAATGTGATGACTTTATTTGGGGCCGGAGCGGTCCGCAGCTTCAAACGGATCTCTTTAAATATTCATTTGGAAACGTGGGATGCGGCAAAAGATTATGACCGTTTAGGGCTTGAAGAAGATAAATTAAAAATTATTGATACGGAAATTACCAAGATCACGCTGCCGGTTCGGCCGGGAAGAAACCTTGCTGTTATTATCGAAGTCGCAGCGATGAATTTCCGGCTCAAACGGATGGGAGTTAATGCCGCCAAAGATTTTACGGAAAAACTTGCCAGCGTGATCAGTGAACATGAAAACTTGCCGGAAGACGGAAATTTTGGAGGCTATTAA
- a CDS encoding acyltransferase has product MRRTKRYEIKGPNSLWNVYQTVSFWKVFKNTAVIEIGRFVPFLPFKNWLYRTFLGMKIGKNAALAYKVMPDIMFPEFISVGDSTIIGYNTTILAHEYLIEEYRIGEVRIGNRVMIGANSTILPGVTIGDGAVVSAGTLVHRDVPAGAFVGGNPMRIIYTKEEMQLRQKNE; this is encoded by the coding sequence ATGAGGAGAACGAAGCGGTACGAAATAAAAGGCCCGAATTCTCTTTGGAATGTGTATCAAACGGTTTCGTTTTGGAAGGTATTCAAAAATACGGCCGTTATCGAAATCGGGCGCTTTGTTCCGTTTTTGCCGTTTAAAAATTGGCTGTACCGCACGTTCTTGGGCATGAAAATTGGTAAAAACGCTGCTCTTGCTTATAAAGTCATGCCCGACATTATGTTTCCCGAGTTCATCTCTGTGGGGGATTCCACGATTATCGGATATAATACCACCATTTTAGCTCACGAATATTTAATTGAGGAATACCGTATCGGCGAGGTCCGAATTGGAAACCGCGTGATGATTGGCGCGAATTCGACGATCCTGCCGGGAGTGACGATTGGCGATGGGGCCGTCGTTTCCGCCGGTACTCTTGTCCACCGCGATGTCCCGGCCGGCGCTTTTGTCGGCGGAAACCCAATGAGGATTATTTACACAAAAGAAGAAATGCAGCTTAGACAGAAAAATGAATGA
- the hisG gene encoding ATP phosphoribosyltransferase translates to MNDTPLIIAMPKGRIFHEAAELLRKAGYQLPPEFDESRKLIVDVPEENLQFILAKPMDVPTYVEHGVADLGIAGKDVMLEEERDVYELLDLKISPCYLAVAGLPNTKMNEVAPKIATKYPNVASSYFREQGEQVEIIKLNGSIELAPIVGLADRIVDIVSTGRTLKENGLVEYEHIVDVTSRLIVNPVSYRIKDAAIEQIVDRLSRVISEKVV, encoded by the coding sequence ATGAACGATACGCCATTAATCATTGCCATGCCGAAGGGGCGGATTTTTCATGAAGCAGCGGAGCTTTTGAGAAAGGCAGGCTATCAGCTTCCTCCGGAATTTGATGAATCGAGGAAGTTAATTGTCGATGTCCCGGAGGAGAATCTGCAGTTTATTTTGGCTAAGCCGATGGACGTCCCTACCTATGTGGAGCATGGTGTGGCTGACTTGGGGATTGCCGGCAAAGACGTCATGTTGGAAGAAGAACGAGATGTCTATGAGTTGTTGGATTTAAAAATCAGCCCTTGCTATCTTGCCGTTGCCGGTCTGCCCAATACGAAAATGAACGAGGTTGCTCCTAAAATTGCCACGAAATACCCGAACGTGGCATCCAGCTACTTCCGCGAACAAGGAGAGCAAGTGGAAATCATCAAACTAAATGGTTCGATCGAACTGGCACCGATTGTCGGGTTAGCCGATCGAATTGTCGATATCGTCTCGACAGGACGTACGTTAAAAGAAAACGGTTTGGTAGAGTATGAGCATATTGTGGATGTTACTTCACGGCTGATCGTGAATCCAGTCAGCTATCGTATAAAAGATGCGGCGATTGAACAAATAGTCGACCGCCTGAGTCGGGTGATTTCAGAGAAAGTGGTGTGA
- a CDS encoding undecaprenyl-diphosphatase gives MNYELFQKIHGLSGHNRILDDVMIFFTNDALFVYAIALLAIWMIGNTTYKKSVLYAGGTGILALLGNYLITLVYYEPRPFVTHHVHLLVPHAADASFPSDHATGAFAISIAMWIRHRRLGAPMIIFAFLTGLSRVWVGHHYPFDVVGSMIVSVIVAAVVSKCSGFFEPIVNRVISVYQFILEKVKKRLSGHTLHS, from the coding sequence ATGAACTACGAATTATTTCAAAAAATCCATGGTCTTTCAGGACATAATCGGATATTGGATGACGTGATGATTTTCTTCACGAACGATGCCCTTTTTGTATATGCCATCGCATTATTGGCTATTTGGATGATAGGGAACACCACGTATAAAAAAAGTGTGCTCTACGCCGGAGGAACGGGAATCTTAGCCTTGCTTGGAAATTATTTGATTACATTGGTTTATTATGAACCGCGTCCGTTTGTGACCCATCATGTTCATCTTCTTGTTCCTCATGCAGCGGACGCTTCTTTTCCGAGCGATCATGCAACGGGGGCATTTGCCATCTCCATTGCCATGTGGATTCGACATCGTCGATTAGGTGCCCCTATGATCATATTTGCCTTTTTAACGGGACTTTCGCGTGTTTGGGTAGGTCACCATTATCCATTTGATGTAGTGGGAAGTATGATCGTATCCGTGATAGTCGCCGCTGTGGTTTCAAAATGCTCCGGATTTTTTGAACCTATCGTCAACAGAGTGATTTCCGTTTACCAATTCATTTTAGAAAAAGTGAAGAAAAGACTTTCGGGGCATACTTTACATTCATAA
- a CDS encoding DedA family protein — protein MLHQLTLILENTATELISTLGHWGIFIAMMIESMCIPLPSEVIMLFGGFLAAKGTLHFWLVIIAGVLGNLAGSIFAYWTGKYGGRRFIIQYGKYILFQYKHLEQADYWFQKYGSWATLFGRMMPFIRTFISLPAGITKMDVKKFIIFTFLGCVPWNIGLTLIGFKLGKHWEMAQAYIRPVGYAALFIALALIVRFLYKNIWKKRYM, from the coding sequence ATGCTGCATCAGCTGACTCTGATTTTAGAAAATACAGCGACTGAGCTGATTTCCACGCTGGGACATTGGGGAATTTTTATCGCTATGATGATCGAAAGCATGTGCATTCCTCTGCCAAGCGAAGTCATTATGCTATTTGGAGGATTCCTGGCCGCTAAAGGCACTTTACACTTCTGGCTAGTCATAATAGCAGGGGTTTTAGGAAACTTGGCGGGGTCTATTTTCGCGTATTGGACGGGGAAATACGGAGGACGTCGATTTATTATCCAATATGGAAAATATATTCTCTTTCAATATAAACACTTAGAACAAGCGGATTATTGGTTCCAAAAATATGGGAGTTGGGCAACGTTGTTTGGAAGAATGATGCCGTTTATTCGTACGTTTATCTCCTTACCCGCCGGCATCACGAAAATGGACGTTAAAAAATTTATCATCTTTACTTTCCTTGGCTGCGTACCTTGGAACATTGGGTTGACTCTTATTGGATTCAAGCTGGGGAAACATTGGGAAATGGCTCAAGCTTATATTCGACCTGTAGGATATGCTGCTTTGTTCATAGCGCTGGCTTTGATCGTACGCTTCTTATATAAAAACATATGGAAAAAAAGATATATGTAA
- the hisB gene encoding imidazoleglycerol-phosphate dehydratase HisB produces the protein MEIRRYAEISRKTNETDIQLAFDIDGEGRADLDTNVPFLTHMLDLFTKHGQFNLTVKAKGDIEIDDHHTTEDIGICLGSALREALGDKKGIKRYGNAFVPMDEALAQVVVDLSNRPHFEMRGELPSSRVGTFDTELVHEFLWKFALEARMNLHVILHYGANTHHMIEAVFKALGRALDEATMLDPRVKGIPSTKGVL, from the coding sequence ATGGAAATCAGACGATATGCAGAAATCAGCCGCAAGACGAACGAAACCGATATCCAATTAGCCTTTGACATTGACGGAGAGGGAAGGGCCGATCTTGATACAAATGTTCCGTTTTTGACTCACATGCTTGATTTATTCACAAAACACGGCCAATTCAATTTAACCGTCAAAGCAAAGGGCGATATTGAAATAGATGACCACCATACGACAGAAGACATCGGCATTTGTCTTGGCAGCGCCTTGAGAGAAGCGCTTGGCGACAAGAAAGGGATCAAACGCTACGGAAACGCTTTTGTTCCAATGGACGAAGCGCTGGCGCAAGTGGTGGTCGATTTAAGCAATCGCCCTCATTTTGAAATGCGCGGAGAACTTCCGAGCAGTCGGGTTGGAACATTTGATACGGAGCTGGTGCATGAATTTTTATGGAAATTCGCATTGGAAGCACGGATGAATTTGCATGTGATCCTCCATTATGGGGCGAATACCCATCATATGATCGAAGCCGTTTTTAAAGCGCTGGGAAGAGCGCTTGATGAAGCGACCATGTTGGATCCCCGTGTAAAAGGAATTCCTTCAACGAAAGGGGTTTTGTAG
- a CDS encoding ATP phosphoribosyltransferase regulatory subunit, protein MSKLFMFEKPIGMRDTLPHIYETKKKIKDQIGREFKLAGYQFIETPALEYYETVGTASAILDQQLFKLLDQQGHTLVLRPDMTTPIARMAASKLLKEQIPIRLAYCTNVYRAQQREGGRAAEFEQIGIENIGDPTISADGEIIALLVSSLKKTGLKHFQISIGHIGFVRNLFQQILGTEERASVLQSYLYEKNYVGYKEHVKQLSLSSIDKQRLLNILNMRGTENVLQEAISLTEDGKGQEAIDELKQLWLVLKDHGVESFVKFDLSLVSHMSYYTGILFEIYAEGVGYPIGNGGRYNNLLEKFGFPTSATGFGIRLDFLLEAIGELSEEEPLQCVLFSKERRKEAIDFAKSLQEKGERTVLQDISGVQDVDRFTAKFSKVHFYIGTPKTEVEE, encoded by the coding sequence ATGTCCAAACTTTTTATGTTTGAAAAACCGATTGGAATGAGGGATACGCTTCCTCATATATACGAAACAAAGAAAAAAATAAAAGATCAAATTGGCCGAGAATTTAAACTGGCCGGCTATCAATTTATTGAAACTCCTGCTTTGGAATATTATGAAACGGTCGGTACGGCTTCGGCCATTTTGGATCAACAGCTTTTTAAATTGCTGGATCAACAAGGACACACGCTTGTTCTGAGGCCGGATATGACCACGCCGATCGCACGGATGGCGGCATCGAAACTTTTAAAAGAACAGATTCCGATTCGCCTTGCTTATTGCACCAATGTTTACAGGGCGCAGCAGCGCGAAGGGGGGAGGGCGGCCGAATTCGAACAGATCGGCATTGAAAACATTGGCGATCCGACCATCAGCGCAGATGGGGAAATCATTGCTCTGCTTGTTTCTTCTTTGAAAAAAACAGGTTTGAAGCATTTTCAAATTTCAATCGGCCATATCGGCTTTGTACGGAATTTGTTTCAGCAAATTCTCGGAACTGAAGAAAGAGCAAGCGTTTTGCAAAGCTATTTATATGAAAAAAATTATGTTGGCTATAAAGAACACGTAAAGCAACTCTCGCTTTCGTCCATTGACAAACAGCGCCTGTTAAACATTTTAAACATGAGAGGAACTGAAAATGTTCTTCAAGAGGCCATTTCCCTCACGGAAGACGGGAAAGGACAGGAAGCAATTGATGAGCTTAAACAGCTTTGGCTTGTATTGAAGGATCATGGAGTGGAATCGTTTGTCAAATTTGATCTTTCGCTTGTGAGCCATATGAGCTATTATACGGGAATTCTGTTTGAAATATATGCGGAAGGTGTAGGATATCCTATCGGAAATGGCGGGCGGTACAACAATCTATTAGAAAAATTCGGATTCCCGACAAGCGCTACTGGTTTTGGAATCCGTCTCGATTTCCTTTTGGAAGCTATTGGAGAGTTGTCCGAGGAAGAGCCGCTGCAATGCGTTTTGTTCAGCAAAGAACGGCGCAAGGAAGCGATTGATTTTGCTAAATCCCTTCAAGAGAAAGGGGAAAGAACGGTGCTTCAAGACATTTCCGGCGTTCAAGATGTGGATCGTTTTACCGCCAAATTCAGTAAAGTTCATTTTTATATTGGGACGCCGAAAACGGAGGTGGAAGAATGA
- the nagA gene encoding N-acetylglucosamine-6-phosphate deacetylase, whose product MENKLTFIQANILLEHDILQDGFLTIENGKITCIGKMTEYISSPGEKVIDLHHESFLSPGFIDVHIHGANGADTMDATPEAITTMASALPKEGTTSFLATTITQSPENIEKAIRNVAEYRKKHNIPGKAEVLGIHLEGPFINEKHNGAQPKKYILKPSIDQFQKWQVLADNAIKLVTLAPEIENASELISYLADHDVIASIGHTDASYEEVVKAAEAGASHVTHLFNAMKGMHHREPGTAGAALLLDQLTAELIADGVHVRPEMIDLAVRMKGEEKIVLITDSMRAKCLKNGRYDLGGQDVIVRDGKAVLEDGTLAGSILKMKDSIQNIIRFTKLSLFQAVRLASTNPAKELKVFDRKGSLAVGKDADIVVFNPQYEVQMTLCRGEIAYEQ is encoded by the coding sequence ATGGAAAATAAACTTACCTTTATTCAAGCAAACATCTTATTGGAACACGATATTCTCCAAGACGGATTTTTAACCATTGAAAACGGAAAAATTACGTGTATCGGAAAGATGACGGAATATATATCCTCTCCCGGAGAAAAAGTGATCGATTTGCATCATGAGTCCTTTCTTTCGCCAGGGTTTATTGATGTCCATATTCACGGTGCCAACGGGGCTGATACAATGGATGCCACTCCCGAGGCTATAACGACGATGGCTTCTGCCCTTCCAAAAGAAGGAACGACCAGCTTTCTGGCTACCACGATCACGCAAAGCCCGGAAAACATTGAAAAAGCCATCCGGAATGTCGCCGAATACAGAAAAAAACATAACATTCCCGGAAAAGCAGAAGTACTCGGCATCCACCTAGAAGGCCCCTTTATCAATGAAAAGCATAACGGCGCTCAACCCAAAAAATACATTTTAAAACCAAGTATTGACCAATTTCAAAAATGGCAAGTTCTTGCGGACAACGCCATCAAGCTAGTGACACTGGCTCCCGAAATCGAAAATGCTTCTGAACTCATTTCCTACTTGGCAGATCATGATGTGATTGCTTCCATCGGCCATACGGATGCTTCATACGAAGAGGTTGTGAAGGCAGCAGAAGCTGGAGCAAGCCATGTCACCCATCTATTTAACGCTATGAAAGGAATGCACCATCGTGAACCGGGGACTGCCGGCGCTGCCCTTCTTCTCGATCAGCTAACAGCGGAGCTTATCGCAGATGGAGTCCACGTCCGTCCAGAAATGATCGACTTAGCGGTCCGTATGAAAGGAGAAGAAAAAATCGTCTTAATTACAGATTCGATGCGAGCCAAATGTCTTAAAAACGGCCGCTACGATTTAGGTGGGCAAGATGTGATTGTTCGAGACGGAAAAGCCGTTTTGGAAGACGGCACGTTAGCCGGAAGCATTTTAAAAATGAAAGACTCCATTCAAAATATCATTCGCTTTACGAAGCTTTCGCTTTTCCAAGCCGTTCGATTAGCTTCGACGAATCCGGCAAAAGAACTGAAAGTATTTGATCGCAAAGGCAGTCTTGCCGTTGGGAAAGATGCCGATATCGTCGTATTCAATCCACAATACGAAGTACAAATGACTTTATGTCGAGGGGAAATCGCCTACGAACAGTAA
- the hisD gene encoding histidinol dehydrogenase, with protein MRIQKVTDDISIQRSVDNGTEEQRKIVLEILESVRREGDRALLAYTETFDGIKLDRMRVSEEEIHEAIQSFDPKLLKVLEEAAKNIRRFHEKQRRETWITQDENGTILGQKFTPLDSVGVYVPGGTAAYPSSVLMNVLPAKVAGVKRIVMVSPPDQNGKLPAGVLAAAHIAGVEEIWKVGGAQAIAALAYGTESIQPVDKIVGPGNIYVALAKREVFGKVDIDMIAGPSEIAVLADDTALPHEVAADLLSQAEHDPRATSVLVTTSRTLAEETAREVEKQLEQLPRKEIAKQSIDEYGVIYLAPTMEKAIEVVNQIAPEHLEIVARNALELVPMIRHAGAIFVGRFSSEPVGDYFAGPNHVLPTNGTARFSSPLNVDEFIKKSSIIYYSETSFRQNAEKIAAFARLEGLEAHARAIESRLKKPVRPE; from the coding sequence ATGAGAATACAAAAGGTGACAGATGATATATCTATTCAGCGATCCGTGGACAACGGAACCGAAGAACAACGAAAGATCGTTTTGGAGATTTTGGAATCCGTCCGCCGAGAAGGGGATCGGGCTCTTCTTGCTTATACGGAAACATTTGACGGAATCAAACTCGATCGGATGCGAGTGTCCGAAGAAGAGATCCATGAAGCGATCCAAAGTTTTGATCCAAAATTGCTGAAAGTATTGGAGGAAGCGGCAAAGAACATCCGCCGTTTTCACGAAAAACAACGAAGAGAAACTTGGATTACTCAAGATGAAAACGGGACCATTCTTGGTCAGAAGTTTACACCGCTCGATTCCGTTGGTGTATACGTCCCGGGGGGAACAGCGGCCTATCCATCGTCTGTTCTCATGAACGTGCTGCCAGCTAAAGTAGCCGGCGTAAAAAGAATTGTGATGGTGTCTCCTCCCGATCAAAACGGCAAGCTTCCTGCGGGCGTTCTGGCTGCGGCCCATATAGCCGGCGTGGAGGAAATATGGAAGGTAGGGGGAGCCCAAGCGATCGCAGCTCTTGCTTATGGAACTGAATCGATCCAACCTGTTGATAAAATTGTCGGACCGGGAAATATTTATGTCGCTCTCGCCAAAAGAGAAGTGTTTGGCAAGGTGGATATTGATATGATTGCTGGGCCGAGTGAAATTGCCGTGCTGGCAGATGACACAGCCTTGCCTCATGAAGTGGCCGCTGATCTTTTATCGCAAGCCGAACATGATCCGAGAGCAACCAGTGTTCTGGTAACGACATCCCGGACGCTTGCGGAAGAAACCGCACGTGAAGTGGAAAAACAGCTGGAACAGCTCCCGAGAAAAGAAATTGCAAAACAATCGATTGATGAATATGGAGTCATTTATCTTGCTCCCACCATGGAAAAAGCGATTGAAGTGGTGAATCAAATTGCGCCAGAGCATTTGGAAATTGTCGCTAGAAATGCGCTCGAATTGGTTCCGATGATCCGCCATGCCGGAGCTATTTTTGTCGGAAGATTCAGTTCAGAGCCTGTTGGCGACTATTTTGCAGGTCCAAATCATGTCTTGCCGACTAATGGGACGGCTCGTTTTTCCAGTCCTTTAAATGTGGATGAGTTTATAAAGAAGTCGAGCATTATTTATTACAGTGAAACGTCCTTCCGGCAAAATGCAGAAAAAATTGCTGCTTTTGCTCGCCTTGAAGGATTGGAGGCTCATGCCCGCGCAATAGAATCCAGGTTGAAAAAACCGGTTAGACCTGAGTGA
- the lgt gene encoding prolipoprotein diacylglyceryl transferase — protein sequence MHYPLNPIAFHLGPIGVHWYGIIIGTGIILGLNLAMRESKRLGMNKDLFADLLIWAIPIAILCARIYYVLFEWSYYSAHPDEIIQIWNGGIAIHGALIGAILTAVVFARKRNVSFWKLADIAAPSIILGQAIGRWGNFMNQEAHGGEVTRSFLESLHLPDFIINQMYINGAYYHPTFLYESIWDILGFVVLLLLRKLNPRRGEIFLSYLIWYSIGRFFIEGLRTDSLMLTQHLRMAQVVSLVLIVLGIVLIFVRRKLGYAKSRYNEKES from the coding sequence ATGCATTACCCTTTAAATCCGATTGCATTCCATTTGGGGCCTATTGGGGTGCACTGGTATGGGATCATTATCGGAACGGGCATTATTCTTGGATTAAATTTGGCCATGAGAGAATCGAAAAGGCTTGGCATGAATAAAGATTTATTTGCTGATTTGCTGATTTGGGCGATCCCGATCGCCATTCTTTGTGCCCGCATTTACTATGTTCTTTTTGAATGGAGCTATTATTCGGCTCATCCCGATGAGATCATCCAAATTTGGAATGGCGGGATCGCCATTCATGGAGCGTTAATCGGAGCGATTCTGACAGCCGTTGTTTTTGCACGCAAACGAAATGTATCTTTTTGGAAACTGGCTGATATCGCCGCACCCAGCATTATTCTGGGCCAGGCAATCGGACGCTGGGGAAACTTTATGAATCAAGAAGCACATGGGGGAGAAGTGACAAGATCGTTTTTGGAGAGCCTTCATCTGCCCGATTTTATTATTAACCAGATGTACATTAACGGAGCCTATTATCATCCGACGTTTTTATATGAATCGATTTGGGATATCCTCGGATTTGTCGTGTTATTGCTGCTCCGCAAGCTGAATCCGCGGAGAGGGGAAATCTTTCTGTCTTATTTAATCTGGTATTCAATTGGCCGCTTCTTTATCGAAGGGCTCCGGACAGACAGTTTAATGTTGACGCAACATCTGCGTATGGCTCAAGTGGTATCGCTTGTTCTAATCGTCCTCGGCATCGTCCTGATTTTCGTTAGAAGAAAGCTTGGATATGCGAAGAGCCGATATAATGAGAAGGAGTCATGA
- a CDS encoding nucleoside recognition domain-containing protein, whose translation MLLTLKTGLWTGLKTAWTLGKIIFPVTLIVTMLQYTPILPWVIHIVSPVMKMFGLSGDAAIPIVIGNFLGLYAGIGGILSLDLTVKEVFIIAIMLSFAHNLIVESSVAVKVGVKIWVMITARLGLAFISGVVVNLLWQGGSEKAHYGMMPHQEEVHGAMAILMQGLEKAGYGIVQLVVIVIPLMIVIQILKDLKWIDVFSNWVSPITKALGMNANTSMTLAAGLVFGLAYGSGVMIQAVKEDGVSKKDATLAFLFLVACHAVIEDTLVFLPLGIPVQYLLFIRLITAVLLTLFVSFVWKRVETAGRKEAA comes from the coding sequence ATGCTTCTTACACTTAAAACGGGGTTATGGACGGGATTGAAAACAGCGTGGACGCTTGGGAAAATTATTTTTCCGGTCACGCTGATTGTGACGATGCTTCAATATACCCCAATTTTGCCGTGGGTGATTCATATCGTGAGCCCTGTCATGAAAATGTTCGGTTTATCTGGAGATGCCGCGATTCCGATCGTGATTGGGAATTTTTTGGGATTGTATGCCGGGATCGGAGGAATTCTGTCGCTGGATTTAACCGTGAAAGAAGTGTTTATTATTGCCATTATGCTTTCTTTTGCCCACAATTTGATTGTAGAGTCCAGCGTGGCGGTTAAAGTGGGCGTGAAAATTTGGGTGATGATAACGGCCCGACTCGGCCTTGCGTTCATTTCAGGAGTGGTCGTCAATTTGTTGTGGCAAGGTGGAAGCGAAAAGGCGCACTATGGCATGATGCCTCATCAAGAAGAAGTTCATGGTGCAATGGCGATCCTAATGCAAGGCTTGGAAAAAGCGGGTTATGGCATTGTTCAATTGGTTGTCATTGTCATTCCCCTTATGATCGTGATTCAAATTTTAAAGGACTTAAAGTGGATAGATGTTTTCTCCAATTGGGTGTCGCCAATTACGAAAGCGCTTGGCATGAACGCGAATACTTCTATGACTTTGGCGGCTGGTCTCGTTTTTGGGCTGGCCTATGGGTCGGGAGTGATGATCCAGGCTGTCAAAGAAGATGGCGTAAGCAAAAAAGATGCGACGTTGGCGTTCCTTTTTCTTGTTGCATGCCATGCAGTCATTGAGGATACATTGGTCTTTTTGCCGCTGGGCATTCCTGTGCAATATTTGCTTTTCATCCGTTTAATCACAGCGGTGCTGCTGACGCTCTTCGTTTCGTTTGTGTGGAAACGAGTTGAAACTGCCGGAAGAAAGGAAGCTGCTTAA